One genomic segment of Candidatus Ancaeobacter aquaticus includes these proteins:
- a CDS encoding response regulator transcription factor: MAKKVVIIEDDSNLLKVMESRITSEGYDVAICNEGTDIIEKLKTEQPDIVVMDIMLPGMDGYTLVRTIRGHKQFSGIPVIMISGKVYEDGAVIAEEIGADAFILKPFDLHVLLSKIKELLEKCKR, translated from the coding sequence ATGGCAAAAAAAGTAGTTATCATCGAAGACGACAGCAATTTATTGAAAGTAATGGAATCACGGATTACCTCAGAAGGGTATGATGTCGCAATTTGCAATGAAGGAACGGATATTATTGAGAAGTTGAAGACAGAACAGCCGGACATTGTTGTAATGGATATTATGCTTCCAGGAATGGACGGATATACTTTAGTGAGAACGATCAGGGGGCACAAACAATTTAGCGGGATTCCTGTTATAATGATAAGCGGTAAGGTATATGAAGACGGTGCAGTTATAGCTGAAGAAATAGGTGCAGACGCGTTTATTCTTAAACCATTTGATCTGCATGTTCTACTTTCAAAGATAAAAGAACTACTGGAAAAATGCAAAAGGTAG